The following are encoded together in the Malaya genurostris strain Urasoe2022 chromosome 3, Malgen_1.1, whole genome shotgun sequence genome:
- the LOC131438579 gene encoding uncharacterized protein LOC131438579 produces the protein METKSNAESEGLDTGNSSSVLTFQTHNLETVAEESEDARKATFNLNDKLLVEDSTKSELSKYLFRLLQRFIRQYQHELEINQFDLLLMTIYCISLEVGFIPWGHRLEENGKLLQSRYPSYDYRIVSLFSTIVPTNFYNRTSRSYRLNFYLQGSTQKCILVGIKSGDFLCLTFNVPSLANISGKSVLLPVARYVPLINFHKLNLSCQNLKELSHKLKNCIFVPIRDAVCLDTKITMYPSLNGLPDEVVAMLFVKYLDKKATLRMANSCSRLRTLAFAYCGKWFT, from the exons atggaaacaaaaagcaATGCTGAGTCAGAAGGTCTGGATACCGGTAACAGTTCGTCTGTTCTTACGTTCCAGACCCATAACTTGGAAACGGTAGCGGAGGAGAgtgaag ATGCGAGAAAAGCAACGTTTAATCTAAACGATAAACTACTTGTGGAAGACAGTACAAAATCTGAGCTATCGAAATATCTCTTCAGATTGCTACAACGCTTTATCCGTCAGTACCAACATGAGTTAGAAATTAATCAGTTCGACCTTCTGCTGATGACGATATACTGCATATCGCTTGAAGTCGGGTTTATACCCTGGGGTCATCGATTGGAGGAAAATGGGAAGTTACTTCAATCGCGTTATCCTTCGTACGACTATCGTATTGTTAGTCTATTTTCGACAATAGTTCCAACCAACTTCTATAACCGGACTAGCCGCAGTTATCGGTTAAATTTTTACCTGCAAGGATCTACTCAAAAATGTATTTTGGTAGGCATCAAAAGTGGAGATTTCCTATGTCTTACGTTCAACGTTCCCAGCCTAGCGAACATCTCCGGTAAGAGTGTTTTGCTTCCAGTCGCGCGCTATGTTCCTTTAATAAATTTCCACAAGCTAAATCTTTCCTGCCAGAATTTAAAAGAGCTTAGCCACAAACTAAAGAACTGCATTTTCGtcccgattcgcgatgcagttTGTCTTGACACAAAGATTACAATGTATCCTTCTCTGAACGGTTTACCGGATGAGGTTGTAGCGATGctgtttgttaaatatctcgacAAGAAAGCCACATTACGAATGGCCAATAGTTGCTCAAGATTAAGAACGCTTGCTTTTGCTTATTGTGGTAAATGGTTTACTTAG